A genome region from Camelina sativa cultivar DH55 chromosome 10, Cs, whole genome shotgun sequence includes the following:
- the LOC104720047 gene encoding ubiquitin carboxyl-terminal hydrolase 24-like, translating to MSEKKVFVFGSFTEHETRLFLEQKPVKDPQNDKEKSVESIQFGSLNLVPENSSVNTNGELKKGQADGTVKSRPSSSHKRLDGSIPLSSDKIVDNDATLPRKHSSRVPEHVGENGIVKEVSVRKSLNNDVAVETDPTGVDKFGLSDGESDSLYKVSSSKFQALDSENFSSDSSSGSIKRKKNQMVPTEPVPPVKDFTPRGLINAGNLCFLNATLQALLSCSPFVQLLQGIQLKDIIKAESPTLTAFSEFISELDVPSNTSIRNNVTVVEAGRPFTPAMFEGVLRKFTPDVLNNMSGRPRQEDAQEFLSFIMDQMHDELLKLREHSPKVTAPNSSVVSSPNEDDEWETVGPKNKSAVTRTQSFVPSELSDIFGGQLRSVVKAQGSKASATVQPYLLLHLDIHPEGVLRIEEALQLFSAQEDLEGYRASVTGKAGVVSASKSIKIQKLSKIMILHLMRFSYGSQGSTKVHKRVKFPLELNLSRSLLVSSSNESLKYELVATITHHGGDPSKGHYTTDARRKNGQWLRFDDASVTAIGTKQVLHDQAYVLFYKQV from the exons ATGAGTGAAAAGAAG GTATTTGTGTTTGGATCCTTTACAGAACATGAAACCAGGTTATTTCTTGAGCAGAAACCCGTTAAGGATCCTCAGAATGATAAAGAAAAGTCTGTGGAAAGTATACAATTCGGCTCCTTGAATCTTGTTCCAGAAAATTCTTCAGTAAATACTAATGGCGAGTTGAAGAAAGGTCAAGCTGATGGGACAGTTAAATCTCGTCCATCTAGCTCTCATAAGAGACTTGATGGTTCTATACCTCTCAGTTCTGATAAGATTGTTGATAATGATGCGACTCTCCCAAGGAAACACTCTTCAAGAGTTCCAGAGCATGTGGGAGAAAACGGAATCGTTAAAGAGGTCTCTGTAAGAAAATCTCTCAACAATGATGTGGCGGTGGAGACGGATCCTACTGGTGTGGATAAGTTTGGTTTGTCAGATGGTGAGAGTGATTCTTTGTACAAAGTCTCAAGCTCAAAGTTCCAAGCTCTGGATAGTGAAAATTTCTCAAGTGACTCTTCATCTGGCAgcataaagagaaagaaaaatcagatGGTTCCTACTGAACCTGTTCCACCTGTTAAAGACTTTACACCTAGAGGGTTGATAAATGCTGGGAACTTGTGCTTCCTCAATGCAACATTGCAAGCGTTGCTTTCCTGCTCTCCGTTTGTGCAGCTCCTCCAG GGAATACAACTTAAAGATATTATAAAG GCTGAGTCTCCAACCTTAACTGCATTTTCAGAGTTCATCTCTGAGTTAGATGTGCCAAGCAATACCAGCATCAGAAATAATGTTACTGTCGTTGAAGCTGGTAGACCTTTTACACCTGCCATGTTCGAGGGAGTCCTTAGAAAGTTTACCCCAGATGTGCTCAACAACATGTCTGGCAGGCCAAG GCAAGAAGATGCTCAagagtttttgagttttataatGGACCAAATGCATGATGAATTGTTGAAACTCAGGGAACACTCCCCCAAAGTTACTGCTCCTAATTCATCGGTTGTTTCTTCACCCAATGAGGACGATGAATGGGAAACAGTTGGacccaaaaacaaatcagctgTGACAAGGACACAAAGCTTTGTTCCATCTGAGCTCAGTGATATATTTGGTGGGCAGCTAAGAAGCGTAGTGAAGGCTCAAG GGAGCAAGGCTTCTGCTACTGTGCAGCCATATCTCTTACTTCACCTTGATATTCACCCGGAAGGCGTGCTTAGAATAGAAGAGGCATTGCAGTTGTTTTCTGCCCAAGAAGATCTTGAAGGATACAGAGCCTCAGTTACTGGGAAG GCTGGTGTAGTGAGTGCTAGTAAGTCGATAAAGATACAGAAACTCTCAAAGATAATGATACTACACCTAATGCGTTTTAGCTACGGAAGCCAAGGGAGTACTAAGGTGCATAAACGCGTTAAGTTTCCCCTCGAACTCAACTTAAGCCGCAGCCTTCTTGTTTCTTCATCCAATGAG AGTTTAAAATATGAACTTGTGGCAACGATTACGCACCATGGAGGGGATCCTTCAAAAGGGCACTACACCACAGATGCGCGACGAAAGAATGGTCAGTGGCTAAGGTTCGATGATGCGTCGGTGACCGCCATAGGGACAAAACAGGTGTTGCACGACCAAGCGTATGTCCTTTTCTACAAACAAGTGTAA
- the LOC104717101 gene encoding uncharacterized protein LOC104717101: protein MAIGSRVLICLTMMLVISGTLLVPGHGTCQGDIEGLMKECAVYVQRPGAMVNPSAACCRVVKRSDISCACGRITASVLKMIDMDKVVHVSAFCGKPLAHGTKCGSYVVP, encoded by the exons ATGGCCATAGGTTCTCGTGTTTTGATTTGTCTCACAATGATGCTTGTCATTTCAGGAACACTACTAGTTCCAGGGCATGGCACGTGCCAAGGTGACATCGAAGGTCTCATGAAAGAGTGCGCGGTCTACGTGCAGCGTCCAGGCGCAATGGTAAACCCCTCCGCAGCGTGCTGCAGAGTCGTTAAGAGATCAGACATCTCTTGCGCGTGCGGCCGTATCACAGCTTCAGTGCTCAAAATGATAGACATGGATAAGGTTGTTCACGTCTCTGCCTTTTGTGGGAAGCCTCTAGCTCATGGTACCAAGTGTGGAA GTTACGTTGTGCCATGA
- the LOC104717102 gene encoding crossover junction endonuclease MUS81-like → MDDERRAVLCPENQGLAAYVLQKKQEHADKPKGLSENLERTFVKAFRNVCDAKDPITTLKDLSQIKGFGKWMVKLMKGYFDAVAEGSEQEDLPDNRAGKKANGKKRYIPQRNSVAYALLITLHRRTTNGKEFMRKQELIDATDASGLSHAPVGPERGKGKAGLGNSKREWYSGWSCMATLIQKGLVVKSSNPAKYMLTVEGREVANECIVRSGLPNSVDILSDDEMDPAPQAKKTPNQNPTCSFTLREERPYADPRSRAQSAIPSDILEKFTPFGYSKEQVVAAFREVSDGSGDKDPSTLWLSVMCHLRQAEVYNSCPDSRNRRKDSGEPSRAQTRQVDLEGSLAKKFRSCNDGSTLNPCSSVSSHAVKACSSSLVSDRTKGITNFPRLPPLRFGETFEGAYDVILILDDREKFATKGSRSRNIVDNICSEFNIKIEVRRLPVGDCIWIARHKYLEDEYVLDFIAERKNVDDMRSSIRDNRYRDQKLRLQRSGFKKLIYILEGDPNHSDAAESIKTACFTTEILEGFDVVRTQGLGETLRKYGYLTKSIYQYYMLRVNDNDKSKVAASCPSFDCFVKRCQDLDKMTISDVFAIQLMQIPQVTEEIAMAVLDMYPTLISLASAYSHLEGDVSEQEEMLRNRSNNVICASASKNVFKLVWGE, encoded by the exons ATGGATGACGAGAGACGGGCCGTACTGTGTCCTGAGAATCAAGGTTTAGCGGCTTATGTGTTGCAGAAGAAGCAAGAACACGCTGATAAGCCCAAAGGCTTGTCTGAAAATCTGGAGAGGACGTTTGTTAAGGCGTTTAGAAATGTCTGCGACGCCAAGGATCCCATTACCACACTCAAAGACTTGTCGCAGATCAA GGGTTTTGGCAAGTGGATGGTTAAGCTCATGAAAGGATATTTTGATGCTGTTGCTGAAGGTTCTGAGCAAGAAGATTTACCTGATAATCGTGCTG GGAAAAAGGCCAATGGAAAGAAACGTTACATTCCGCAAAGAAATTCTGTGGCGTATGCATTACTAATAACCTTGCACAG AAGGACTACAAATGGGAAAGAATTCATGCGTAAACAAGAGCTTATTGATGCTACTGATGCGAGTGGGCTCTCACATGCTCCTGTTGG GCCAGAGAGAGGTAAAGGAAAAGCAGGACTTGGAAACTCTAAGAGGGAGTGGTATAGTGGATGGAGCTGTATGGCCACACTTATACAGAAGGGATTAGTGGTCAAATCTAGCAACCCAGCCAA GTACATGCTGACAGTTGAAGGTCGGGAAGTTGCAAACGAATGTATCGTGCGATCTGGATTACCTAATTCAGTTGACATCTTATCTGATGATGAAATGGATCCTGCACCGCAAGCAAAGAAAACGCCGAATCAAAATCCCACCTGTTCTTTTACGTTGAGAGAAGAACGGCCATATGCTGATCCCAGATCTAGGGCACAATCAGCCATTCCAAGCGATATTCTTGAaaag TTTACACCGTTTGGTTATTCTAAGGAACAAGTCGTTGCTGCATTCAGAGAGGTTTCAGATGGATCTGGGGACAAAGATCCATCAACTCTCTGGCTCTCAGTAATGTGCCATCTTCGTCAAGCAGAGGTTTATAATTCCTGTCCGGACTCTCgaaatagaagaaaagattCAGGAGAACCTTCTAGAGCACAAACTC GTCAAGTTGATCTTGAGGGATCACTTGCTAAGAAGTTCCGTTCTTGCAATGATGGATCCACCTTAAATCCATGTTCATCCGTTTCAAGTCATGCTGTGAAAGCCTGCTCATCTTCT TTGGTATCAGATAGAACCAAAGGAATAACAAATTTTCCACGCCTCCCTCCTCTTAGATTTGGAGAAACGTTTGAGGGAGCATATGATGTGATCTTGATACTGGATGATCGAGAAAAGTTCGCCACTAAGGG ATCACGGTCCAGGAATATAGTTGATAACATATGCTCTGAATTCAATATCAAGATTGAG GTTAGACGATTACCAGTCGGGGATTGTATCTGGATTGCTCGGCATAAGTACCTTGAGGATGAGTATGTTCTGGATTTTATTGCCGAGAGGAAGAATGTTGATGATATGCGCTCATCGATTAGAGATAATCGCTACAGGGACCAAAAACTTAGACTTCAG AGATCAGGATTCAAGAAGCTGATATACATTCTTGAAGGAGATCCAAACCATTCTGATGCAGCAGAAAGCATTAAAACGGC TTGTTTCACGACAGAGATTCTGGAGGGATTCGATGTTGTGAGGACACAAGGGCTGGGTGAGACGCTAAGAAAATACGGTTACCTCACTAAATCAATATATCAGTACTACATGTTACGGGTGAATGATAATGACAAGAGCAAAGTGGCGGCCTCGTGTCcttcttttgattgttttgtcaAAAGGTGTCAAGACCTTGATAAAATGACAATCAGCGATGTATTTGCCATTCAGCTTATGCAG ATCCCGCAGGTAACTGAGGAAATTGCCATGGCTGTTCTTGATATGTACCCAACACTTATATCTCTTGCTTCTGCCTATTCTCATCTA GAAGGGGATGTCTCTGAGCAAGAAGAGATGTTGAGAAATCGAAGCAACAATGTAATATGTGCATCAGCTAGTAAGAATGTATTCAAGTTAGTTTGGGGTGAATGA
- the LOC104717104 gene encoding histone-lysine N-methyltransferase ASHR3 isoform X2, with protein sequence MLDLGNMSLSASVALTCCPAFLPAASGPELAKSIDSPENIAGDSNGEQLPEEEVSDVKISNGVTALIRKQNPSERGKKGLILNDHVKDWVKRRVASGVSETRCFLPFLVGAKKMVDCLVCHKPVYPGEEVLCSVRGCQGAYHLLCAKESLSVSKSGKFKCPQHECFLCKGRALWRCIKCPMAAHDKHSPWPKEILHLKDQPGKAVCWRHPTDWRQDTKHAVAQSEMEVFSQLPLPYVEEEFKIDFTWKDSVVKDDPPPYVHIRRNIYFVKKKRDDANDGVGCTNCGPTCCRSCVCRVQCISCSKGCGCPETCGNRPFRKEKKMKIVKTEHCGWGVEAAEPINKEEFIIEYIGEVISDAQCEQRLWDMKNKGINEFYMCEIHKDFTIDATFKGNTSRFLNHSCDPNCVLEKWQVEGETRIGVFAARQIKAGEPLTYDYRFVQFGPEVKCNCGSDNCQGNLGTKRKEPNRLAVSWGAKRRRVLHRSKTH encoded by the exons ATGTTAGATCTCGGAAACATGTCTTTGTCTGCGTCCGTGGCTCTCACTTGTTGCCCTGCTTTTCTCCCGGCGGCTTCAGGGCCAGAATTAGCCAAATCCATCGATTCACCGGAAAACATAGCCGGAGACAGCAATGGGGAACAATTGCCGGAGGAAGAGGTCAGTGACGTCAAAATTTCCAATGGAGTCACTGCTCTTATCCGGAAACAGAATCCATCTGAACGAGGCAAgaaaggtttgattttgaatgatCATGTGAAGGATTGGGTCAAGAGAAGAGTTGCTTCTGGAGTTTCTGAGACGAGATGTTTCCTCCCTTTTCTTGTTGGAGCCAAGAAaatg GTTGATTGTCTTGTTTGCCATAAGCCGGTGTATCCGGGAGAAGAAGTATTGTGTTCTGTTCGTGGCTGTCAAGGCGCTTATCACTTGCTCTGTGCGAAAGAAAGCCTCAGTGTCTCTAAATCAGGCAAATTTAAGTGCCCTCAACAT GAGTGCTTTCTCTGCAAGGGAAGAGCACTGTGGCGGTGTATCAAGTGTCCAATGGCCGCTCATGATAAACATTCTCCATGGCCAAAAGAAATACTTCACCTCAAAGATCAGCCAGGAAAAGCAGTTTGTTGGAGGCATCCAACTGATTGGCGGCAAGACACAAAG CATGCAGTTGCGCAGAGTGAGATGGAG GTCTTTTCCCAGTTGCCTTTGCCATATGTTGAAGAGGAGTTTAAGATTGACTTTACATGGAAAGATTCTGTTGTGAAAGATGATCCACCTCCTTATGTGCATATTAGACGCA ATATTTACTTCGTCAAAAAGAAGCGTGATGATGCTAACGATGGTGTTGGGTGCACAAATTGTGGCCCTACTTGCTGTAGAAGCTGTGTTTGCAG GGTTCAATGTATAAGCTGTTCTAAAGGATGCGGATGCCCTGAAACTTGTGGAAACAGACCATTCcgcaaagagaaaaagatgaaaattgtGAAG ACTGAACATTGCGGTTGGGGAGTAGAGGCAGCAGAACCAATCAATAAAGAAGAATTTATTATCGAATACATTGGTGAAG TGATCAGTGATGCTCAATGTGAGCAAAGGCTTTGGGATATGAAGAACAAAGGCATTAATGAGTTTTACATGTGTGAGATTCACAAAGACTTCACGATTGATGCCACCTTCAAAGGGAACACCTCTCGGTTTTTGAATCACAGCTGCGACCCAAATTGTGTATTGGAGAAGTG GCAAGTTGAAGGTGAGACCCGTATAGGTGTCTTTGCAGCTCGTCAAATAAAAGCAGGAGAGCCACTTACATATGACTACAG ATTTGTGCAGTTTGGGCCTGAAGTAAAGTGTAATTGTGGGTCTGATAACTGTCAAGGTAATCTTGGGACAAAGAGGAAAGAACCAAACCGTTTGGCTGTGTCTTGGGGAGCAAAACGCAGAAGAGTGTTGCACCGATCTAAAACCCATTGA
- the LOC104717104 gene encoding histone-lysine N-methyltransferase ASHR3 isoform X3: MLDLGNMSLSASVALTCCPAFLPAASGPELAKSIDSPENIAGDSNGEQLPEEEVSDVKISNGVTALIRKQNPSERGKKGLILNDHVKDWVKRRVASGVSETRCFLPFLVGAKKMECFLCKGRALWRCIKCPMAAHDKHSPWPKEILHLKDQPGKAVCWRHPTDWRQDTKQHAVAQSEMEVFSQLPLPYVEEEFKIDFTWKDSVVKDDPPPYVHIRRNIYFVKKKRDDANDGVGCTNCGPTCCRSCVCRVQCISCSKGCGCPETCGNRPFRKEKKMKIVKTEHCGWGVEAAEPINKEEFIIEYIGEVISDAQCEQRLWDMKNKGINEFYMCEIHKDFTIDATFKGNTSRFLNHSCDPNCVLEKWQVEGETRIGVFAARQIKAGEPLTYDYRFVQFGPEVKCNCGSDNCQGNLGTKRKEPNRLAVSWGAKRRRVLHRSKTH; encoded by the exons ATGTTAGATCTCGGAAACATGTCTTTGTCTGCGTCCGTGGCTCTCACTTGTTGCCCTGCTTTTCTCCCGGCGGCTTCAGGGCCAGAATTAGCCAAATCCATCGATTCACCGGAAAACATAGCCGGAGACAGCAATGGGGAACAATTGCCGGAGGAAGAGGTCAGTGACGTCAAAATTTCCAATGGAGTCACTGCTCTTATCCGGAAACAGAATCCATCTGAACGAGGCAAgaaaggtttgattttgaatgatCATGTGAAGGATTGGGTCAAGAGAAGAGTTGCTTCTGGAGTTTCTGAGACGAGATGTTTCCTCCCTTTTCTTGTTGGAGCCAAGAAaatg GAGTGCTTTCTCTGCAAGGGAAGAGCACTGTGGCGGTGTATCAAGTGTCCAATGGCCGCTCATGATAAACATTCTCCATGGCCAAAAGAAATACTTCACCTCAAAGATCAGCCAGGAAAAGCAGTTTGTTGGAGGCATCCAACTGATTGGCGGCAAGACACAAAG CAGCATGCAGTTGCGCAGAGTGAGATGGAG GTCTTTTCCCAGTTGCCTTTGCCATATGTTGAAGAGGAGTTTAAGATTGACTTTACATGGAAAGATTCTGTTGTGAAAGATGATCCACCTCCTTATGTGCATATTAGACGCA ATATTTACTTCGTCAAAAAGAAGCGTGATGATGCTAACGATGGTGTTGGGTGCACAAATTGTGGCCCTACTTGCTGTAGAAGCTGTGTTTGCAG GGTTCAATGTATAAGCTGTTCTAAAGGATGCGGATGCCCTGAAACTTGTGGAAACAGACCATTCcgcaaagagaaaaagatgaaaattgtGAAG ACTGAACATTGCGGTTGGGGAGTAGAGGCAGCAGAACCAATCAATAAAGAAGAATTTATTATCGAATACATTGGTGAAG TGATCAGTGATGCTCAATGTGAGCAAAGGCTTTGGGATATGAAGAACAAAGGCATTAATGAGTTTTACATGTGTGAGATTCACAAAGACTTCACGATTGATGCCACCTTCAAAGGGAACACCTCTCGGTTTTTGAATCACAGCTGCGACCCAAATTGTGTATTGGAGAAGTG GCAAGTTGAAGGTGAGACCCGTATAGGTGTCTTTGCAGCTCGTCAAATAAAAGCAGGAGAGCCACTTACATATGACTACAG ATTTGTGCAGTTTGGGCCTGAAGTAAAGTGTAATTGTGGGTCTGATAACTGTCAAGGTAATCTTGGGACAAAGAGGAAAGAACCAAACCGTTTGGCTGTGTCTTGGGGAGCAAAACGCAGAAGAGTGTTGCACCGATCTAAAACCCATTGA
- the LOC104717104 gene encoding histone-lysine N-methyltransferase ASHR3 isoform X1: MLDLGNMSLSASVALTCCPAFLPAASGPELAKSIDSPENIAGDSNGEQLPEEEVSDVKISNGVTALIRKQNPSERGKKGLILNDHVKDWVKRRVASGVSETRCFLPFLVGAKKMVDCLVCHKPVYPGEEVLCSVRGCQGAYHLLCAKESLSVSKSGKFKCPQHECFLCKGRALWRCIKCPMAAHDKHSPWPKEILHLKDQPGKAVCWRHPTDWRQDTKQHAVAQSEMEVFSQLPLPYVEEEFKIDFTWKDSVVKDDPPPYVHIRRNIYFVKKKRDDANDGVGCTNCGPTCCRSCVCRVQCISCSKGCGCPETCGNRPFRKEKKMKIVKTEHCGWGVEAAEPINKEEFIIEYIGEVISDAQCEQRLWDMKNKGINEFYMCEIHKDFTIDATFKGNTSRFLNHSCDPNCVLEKWQVEGETRIGVFAARQIKAGEPLTYDYRFVQFGPEVKCNCGSDNCQGNLGTKRKEPNRLAVSWGAKRRRVLHRSKTH; this comes from the exons ATGTTAGATCTCGGAAACATGTCTTTGTCTGCGTCCGTGGCTCTCACTTGTTGCCCTGCTTTTCTCCCGGCGGCTTCAGGGCCAGAATTAGCCAAATCCATCGATTCACCGGAAAACATAGCCGGAGACAGCAATGGGGAACAATTGCCGGAGGAAGAGGTCAGTGACGTCAAAATTTCCAATGGAGTCACTGCTCTTATCCGGAAACAGAATCCATCTGAACGAGGCAAgaaaggtttgattttgaatgatCATGTGAAGGATTGGGTCAAGAGAAGAGTTGCTTCTGGAGTTTCTGAGACGAGATGTTTCCTCCCTTTTCTTGTTGGAGCCAAGAAaatg GTTGATTGTCTTGTTTGCCATAAGCCGGTGTATCCGGGAGAAGAAGTATTGTGTTCTGTTCGTGGCTGTCAAGGCGCTTATCACTTGCTCTGTGCGAAAGAAAGCCTCAGTGTCTCTAAATCAGGCAAATTTAAGTGCCCTCAACAT GAGTGCTTTCTCTGCAAGGGAAGAGCACTGTGGCGGTGTATCAAGTGTCCAATGGCCGCTCATGATAAACATTCTCCATGGCCAAAAGAAATACTTCACCTCAAAGATCAGCCAGGAAAAGCAGTTTGTTGGAGGCATCCAACTGATTGGCGGCAAGACACAAAG CAGCATGCAGTTGCGCAGAGTGAGATGGAG GTCTTTTCCCAGTTGCCTTTGCCATATGTTGAAGAGGAGTTTAAGATTGACTTTACATGGAAAGATTCTGTTGTGAAAGATGATCCACCTCCTTATGTGCATATTAGACGCA ATATTTACTTCGTCAAAAAGAAGCGTGATGATGCTAACGATGGTGTTGGGTGCACAAATTGTGGCCCTACTTGCTGTAGAAGCTGTGTTTGCAG GGTTCAATGTATAAGCTGTTCTAAAGGATGCGGATGCCCTGAAACTTGTGGAAACAGACCATTCcgcaaagagaaaaagatgaaaattgtGAAG ACTGAACATTGCGGTTGGGGAGTAGAGGCAGCAGAACCAATCAATAAAGAAGAATTTATTATCGAATACATTGGTGAAG TGATCAGTGATGCTCAATGTGAGCAAAGGCTTTGGGATATGAAGAACAAAGGCATTAATGAGTTTTACATGTGTGAGATTCACAAAGACTTCACGATTGATGCCACCTTCAAAGGGAACACCTCTCGGTTTTTGAATCACAGCTGCGACCCAAATTGTGTATTGGAGAAGTG GCAAGTTGAAGGTGAGACCCGTATAGGTGTCTTTGCAGCTCGTCAAATAAAAGCAGGAGAGCCACTTACATATGACTACAG ATTTGTGCAGTTTGGGCCTGAAGTAAAGTGTAATTGTGGGTCTGATAACTGTCAAGGTAATCTTGGGACAAAGAGGAAAGAACCAAACCGTTTGGCTGTGTCTTGGGGAGCAAAACGCAGAAGAGTGTTGCACCGATCTAAAACCCATTGA